One window of Sporocytophaga myxococcoides DSM 11118 genomic DNA carries:
- a CDS encoding YtxH domain-containing protein encodes MGNIFHSKSLYILVKELDVQPKPNVIMDENVKVFLGFLAGAATGAIAGILLAPEKGDVTRKNISDKASQLKTDVNGQVQKGVEKLNNLKQSAFSLINDYSQQAQAQTQANP; translated from the coding sequence ATGGGAAACATATTTCACTCAAAATCACTTTATATATTAGTAAAGGAACTGGATGTACAACCAAAACCGAATGTAATTATGGATGAAAATGTGAAAGTATTTTTGGGTTTCCTTGCCGGAGCGGCGACGGGCGCAATTGCCGGTATTCTATTAGCCCCAGAAAAAGGAGATGTAACAAGAAAAAATATCTCTGACAAAGCATCTCAGCTAAAAACCGACGTGAATGGTCAAGTGCAGAAAGGAGTTGAAAAATTGAACAACTTAAAACAATCTGCATTTTCTTTGATCAATGACTATAGTCAGCAAGCCCAAGCTCAGACTCAGGCAAACCCATAA